One genomic window of Vulpes vulpes isolate BD-2025 chromosome 11, VulVul3, whole genome shotgun sequence includes the following:
- the NANP gene encoding N-acylneuraminate-9-phosphatase: MVLNRVRAVFFDLDNTLIDTAGASRRGMLEVIKLLQSKYHYKEEAKTICDKVQVKLSKECFHPSSTCITDLRTLHWEEAILETKGGAANRKLAEECYFLWKSTRLQHMILAEDVKAMLTELRKEVRLLLLTNGDRQTQREKIEACACQSYFDAIVIGGEQKEEKPAPSIFYHCCDLLGLQPGDCVMVGDTLETDIQGGLNAGLKATVWINKNGIMPLKSSPMPHYIVSSVLELPAVLQSIDCTVSMST, translated from the exons ATGGTGCTGAACCGGGTGCGAGCCGTTTTCTTCGACCTGGATAACACACTCATCGACACGGCCGGGGCTAGCAGAAGAGGCATGCTGGAG gTGATAAAGCTTTTACAATCAAAATACCACTACAAAGAAGAGGCTAAAACCATCTGTGACAAAGTTCAAGTTAAACTCAGCAAGGAATGTTTTCATCCTTCCAGTACATGCATTACTGACCTAAGGACTTTACACTGGGAGGAAGCAATCCTTGAAACGAAGGGTGGTGCAGCCAATAGGAAATTGGCTGAAGAATGTTATTTCCTTTGGAAATCTACACGTTTACAGCATATGATACTAGCAGAAGATGTCAAAGCCATGCTCACTGAACTTCGGAAAGAAGTCCGCCTACTTTTATTAACAAATGGAGACCGACAGACCCAGAGGGAGAAGATTGAGGCTTGTGCCTGCCAGTCCTATTTTGATGCTATCGTTATAGGTGGagagcagaaagaagagaaaccagCACCTTCCATATTTTATCATTGCTGTGATCTCCTTGGACTACAGCCTGGGGACTGTGTGATGGTTGGTGACACACTAGAAACCGATATACAAGGAGGCCTCAATGCAGGGCTGAAAGCAACAGTctggataaataaaaatggaataatgcCACTGAAGTCCTCCCCCATGCCACATTATATAGTTTCATCTGTGCTAGAGTTACCTGCTGTCTTACAAAGTATAGATTGTACAGTCAGTATGTCAACTTAA